Proteins encoded by one window of Desulfuromonas sp.:
- a CDS encoding TIGR02266 family protein has translation MAKKKILLVDDVELFLELEKTFFRREDFHLLIARTGKEALAIAKAEKPDLVFMDLHMPELAGDECCRMMKADAELSDIPVVMVTTRGSEADIERCRRFGCEDVLPKPINRHHFVATARRLLGIADRSLPRVRTTLRVRYGTTGQHLLSDYAVNVCTGGLFLATDQPLAVDTSLALKFELSEKVERDVHCRGRVAWVKANGAAHRPGLPCGFGVQFTEIAPEDMEAIQEFVKQESITPHW, from the coding sequence GTGGCTAAGAAAAAGATTCTTCTCGTCGATGACGTCGAACTGTTCCTTGAACTGGAAAAGACCTTTTTCCGGCGGGAGGACTTTCACCTGCTGATTGCCAGAACCGGTAAAGAGGCCCTCGCAATCGCCAAGGCGGAAAAACCGGACCTGGTTTTCATGGATCTCCATATGCCTGAACTCGCCGGGGACGAGTGCTGCCGAATGATGAAGGCGGACGCGGAACTGAGCGACATTCCGGTGGTCATGGTCACCACCCGGGGAAGCGAGGCTGATATCGAGCGGTGCCGCCGGTTCGGCTGCGAGGACGTTTTGCCCAAACCGATCAACCGCCACCATTTCGTCGCGACGGCGCGCCGGCTCCTCGGCATCGCCGACCGCTCCCTGCCGCGCGTCCGGACGACCCTCCGTGTCCGCTACGGCACCACCGGCCAGCACCTCCTCTCCGATTATGCGGTGAACGTCTGCACCGGAGGGCTCTTTCTCGCCACCGATCAGCCTCTCGCGGTCGACACCTCTCTGGCGCTGAAGTTCGAGCTCTCCGAAAAGGTCGAGCGGGACGTTCATTGCCGGGGGAGGGTGGCCTGGGTAAAGGCGAACGGGGCCGCGCACCGGCCCGGGCTGCCCTGCGGCTTCGGCGTCCAGTTTACCGAGATCGCCCCGGAGGACATGGAGGCGATCCAGGAGTTCGTCAAGCAGGAGTCCATCACTCCCCACTGGTAA
- a CDS encoding cold-shock protein: MAEGTVKWFNDAKGFGFIEQDNGPDVFVHFSEIQGEGFKSLAEGDRVSFEVTQGQKGPQSSNVRRI, translated from the coding sequence ATGGCTGAAGGTACAGTGAAGTGGTTTAACGACGCAAAGGGTTTTGGTTTCATCGAGCAGGACAATGGACCTGATGTGTTTGTTCATTTTTCCGAGATCCAGGGCGAAGGTTTCAAATCTCTCGCCGAAGGCGATCGCGTGAGCTTTGAAGTCACCCAGGGCCAGAAAGGCCCCCAGTCGTCCAACGTGCGCAGAATTTAA
- a CDS encoding AMP-binding protein produces MAETLHFTLGGLLEDTARRFPENDALVYPDRGLRYTYREFNALCDRLAKGLLKLGIKRGDHVAIWATNVPEWVMLQFATAKIWAVLVTVNTSYKSAELEYVLDQSDSTTLFLVQGFKDTDYVQTTYDVVPELKAGQSGALASEKLPFLKNVVYIGAGAPAGMLGFGEIEKMGQSVSDADLEAAKAGLDEHEVINMQYTSGTTGFPKGVMLTHHNIANNGYNIGECMEFTEKDRLCIPVPFFHCFGCVLGVLACVTHGSAMVPVETFNPEEVLKTVAAEKCTALHGVPTMFIAELDHPNFARYDLSSLRTGIMAGSPCPTEVMKRVIRHMNASEITIAYGQTESSPVITQTRTDDPIELRVATVGRALPNVEVKIVDIETGEALPPGKQGELCTRGYLVMKGYYKMEEETARAIDHDGWLHTGDLAVMDENGYCKITGRIKNMIIRGGENIYPREIEEFLYTHPKVSDIQVYGVPDRKYGEQVMAAIKLKEGVDCTEEEVKDFCRGRIANYKIPYFVKFVDEFPMTASGKIQKFKLREMAIEEMNLEEATEVETA; encoded by the coding sequence ATGGCCGAAACCCTGCACTTCACCCTCGGCGGGCTCCTGGAAGACACCGCCCGGCGCTTCCCCGAAAACGACGCCCTGGTCTATCCCGACCGGGGCCTTCGATACACTTACCGCGAATTCAACGCCCTCTGCGACCGGCTCGCCAAGGGGCTCCTGAAACTGGGGATAAAAAGGGGGGATCACGTCGCCATCTGGGCGACCAACGTCCCCGAATGGGTGATGCTCCAGTTCGCCACCGCCAAGATCTGGGCGGTCCTGGTCACCGTGAACACCAGTTACAAGAGCGCCGAACTGGAGTACGTGCTGGACCAGTCCGACTCCACGACCCTCTTTCTCGTGCAGGGGTTCAAGGATACCGATTACGTGCAGACCACCTACGACGTGGTGCCGGAGCTGAAGGCCGGGCAGTCCGGGGCCCTCGCCTCGGAGAAGCTCCCCTTTCTGAAGAATGTCGTTTATATCGGCGCCGGCGCCCCTGCCGGGATGCTCGGCTTCGGGGAGATCGAAAAAATGGGACAGTCGGTCTCCGACGCCGACCTCGAGGCGGCCAAGGCGGGCCTCGACGAGCACGAGGTGATCAACATGCAGTACACCTCGGGGACCACGGGCTTTCCCAAGGGGGTCATGCTCACCCACCACAATATCGCCAACAACGGCTACAACATCGGCGAGTGCATGGAGTTCACCGAGAAGGACCGGCTCTGCATCCCGGTCCCCTTCTTCCACTGCTTCGGCTGCGTCCTCGGAGTGCTGGCCTGCGTCACCCACGGCTCGGCCATGGTTCCGGTCGAGACCTTCAACCCCGAGGAGGTCCTCAAGACCGTCGCCGCCGAGAAGTGCACGGCCCTGCACGGCGTGCCGACGATGTTCATCGCCGAGCTCGATCATCCCAACTTCGCCCGCTACGACCTCTCCTCGCTGCGCACCGGGATCATGGCCGGCTCGCCCTGCCCGACCGAGGTGATGAAGCGGGTCATCCGCCACATGAACGCCTCGGAGATCACCATCGCCTACGGCCAGACCGAGTCCTCCCCGGTGATCACCCAGACCCGCACCGACGACCCCATCGAGCTGCGGGTCGCCACCGTCGGGCGCGCCCTGCCCAACGTGGAGGTCAAGATCGTCGACATCGAGACCGGCGAGGCCCTGCCGCCCGGCAAGCAGGGGGAGCTCTGCACCCGCGGCTACCTGGTGATGAAGGGGTATTACAAGATGGAGGAGGAGACCGCCCGTGCCATCGACCATGATGGCTGGCTGCACACCGGGGACCTGGCGGTCATGGACGAGAACGGCTACTGCAAGATCACCGGGCGGATCAAGAACATGATCATCCGCGGCGGCGAGAACATCTATCCGCGGGAGATCGAGGAATTCCTCTACACCCACCCCAAGGTCTCCGACATCCAGGTCTACGGGGTGCCGGACCGCAAGTACGGCGAGCAGGTGATGGCCGCCATCAAGCTCAAGGAGGGGGTGGACTGCACCGAGGAGGAGGTCAAGGACTTCTGCCGCGGCCGGATCGCCAATTACAAGATCCCCTATTTCGTCAAATTCGTCGACGAGTTCCCGATGACCGCCAGCGGCAAGATCCAGAAGTTCAAGCTTCGGGAGATGGCCATCGAGGAGATGAACCTGGAGGAGGCGACGGAGGTCGAGACGGCTTGA
- a CDS encoding multiheme c-type cytochrome, producing MKKWYLGVSVMMALALVALVGAGTALAAPQVDKDSKKCIACHEAAGMAPKMIEQWEKSKHAENGVGCLSCHGAEEGDFDAFAHNGYTVGLYPTPKDCSACHAEEVTEHTKSKHAYPFWLYAPADRAIFEPIVGTKQGCESCHNISNLWPDGSVGECDACHPKHSFSVEVARTPQTCGECHLGPDHPHIEIYNESKHGNIYAAQGDKWDLSYRSEDHKNVPIEAPVCTTCHMDAVGEVKSTHNVSERLAWESQAPWSYRTVWFEEELGSWEEKSDRMQTVCANCHAPTFIGDHFLAFDLVNLQYNEIRREFLKWTKLYTEKGLIKPLKETFNDGTERNQSALVINAGWYTAASELMYNGWHHEGRRFRHGSAMGGADYVQWHGIWELQHDLQEMIGWGAEHGVEEAKKIAESDSPARFFTYKLYDYPGGAYSVATREQQAVATVQQYIPDYWEKVKANVEQAFTQGLLSKAAWERWMERYDNKDHYDCTKYGDHPIYAPYEKRKARELNLKDPNSPLSRAIKVGLPSPSPAEEKIK from the coding sequence ATGAAGAAGTGGTATTTGGGGGTTTCGGTAATGATGGCGCTGGCCCTGGTCGCCCTGGTGGGGGCCGGCACGGCCCTGGCCGCGCCGCAGGTCGACAAGGATTCCAAGAAGTGCATCGCCTGCCACGAGGCCGCGGGCATGGCGCCCAAGATGATCGAGCAGTGGGAGAAGTCGAAGCACGCCGAAAACGGCGTCGGCTGCCTCTCCTGCCACGGGGCCGAGGAGGGCGACTTCGACGCCTTCGCGCACAACGGCTACACCGTCGGCCTTTACCCGACGCCGAAGGACTGCTCGGCCTGCCACGCCGAAGAGGTGACCGAGCACACCAAGTCGAAGCACGCCTACCCCTTCTGGCTCTACGCCCCGGCCGACCGCGCCATCTTCGAGCCGATCGTCGGCACCAAGCAGGGCTGCGAGTCGTGCCACAACATCTCCAACCTGTGGCCGGACGGCTCGGTCGGCGAGTGCGACGCCTGCCATCCCAAGCACAGCTTCTCGGTCGAGGTCGCCCGCACCCCGCAGACCTGCGGCGAGTGCCACCTCGGCCCCGACCATCCGCACATCGAGATCTACAACGAGTCGAAGCACGGCAACATCTACGCCGCGCAGGGCGACAAGTGGGACCTCTCCTACCGCTCCGAGGACCACAAGAACGTGCCGATCGAGGCCCCGGTCTGCACCACCTGCCACATGGACGCCGTGGGCGAGGTGAAGTCGACCCACAACGTCTCCGAGCGCCTCGCCTGGGAATCCCAGGCCCCCTGGTCCTACCGCACCGTCTGGTTCGAGGAGGAGCTCGGCAGCTGGGAGGAGAAGAGCGACCGCATGCAGACCGTCTGCGCCAACTGCCACGCCCCGACCTTTATCGGCGACCACTTCCTCGCCTTCGACCTGGTCAACCTGCAGTACAACGAGATCCGCCGCGAGTTCCTCAAGTGGACCAAGCTCTATACCGAGAAGGGGCTGATCAAGCCGCTCAAGGAGACCTTCAACGACGGCACCGAGCGCAACCAGTCCGCCCTGGTGATCAACGCCGGCTGGTACACGGCCGCCTCCGAGCTGATGTACAACGGCTGGCACCATGAGGGCCGCCGTTTCCGCCACGGCTCGGCCATGGGCGGCGCCGACTACGTGCAGTGGCACGGCATCTGGGAGCTGCAGCACGACCTGCAGGAGATGATTGGCTGGGGCGCCGAGCACGGCGTGGAGGAAGCGAAGAAGATCGCCGAGTCGGACTCTCCGGCCAGGTTCTTCACCTACAAGCTCTACGATTACCCCGGCGGCGCCTACTCCGTCGCGACCAGGGAGCAGCAGGCGGTGGCGACGGTCCAGCAGTACATCCCCGACTACTGGGAGAAGGTCAAGGCCAACGTCGAGCAGGCCTTCACGCAGGGCCTCCTCTCCAAGGCCGCCTGGGAGCGCTGGATGGAGCGCTACGACAACAAGGACCACTATGACTGCACCAAGTACGGCGACCACCCGATCTACGCGCCCTACGAGAAGCGCAAGGCCAGGGAGCTGAACCTGAAGGATCCCAACTCGCCCCTCTCCCGGGCGATCAAGGTCGGCCTGCCGTCTCCGTCCCCGGCCGAGGAGAAGATCAAGTAA
- a CDS encoding multiheme c-type cytochrome, whose translation TSNSYHAHAGEILQSKDAYLAHAAGGLPIVIVGCESCHGAKMIIDQNAPNKLSPLTWPNSGIGRLNPDGSKGACNACHTRHSFSKKQARQPENCGKCHLGPDHPQKEIYAESKHGIAYSGFKDKMALDSKEWVVGEDYYEAPTCATCHMSATSNQPITHDVGNRISWTLRPPVSKTKDNWKQKRQNMKDVCSSCHQENFVNGHYFQYDALVKLYNEKFAKPAGAIMTMVKDEKLMESPAAFSNQIEWEYWELWHHEGRRARMGAAMMGPDYAWWHGIYDVAHNFYFKFIPEARHYKNAKVNAYIDNLLATDPMHKWLSTNTGEIKKAIGSGEFQKIYMKLFDQSTTK comes from the coding sequence ACCTCCAACTCCTACCATGCCCACGCAGGCGAGATCCTTCAGTCCAAGGACGCCTACCTCGCCCATGCCGCCGGCGGCCTGCCGATCGTCATCGTCGGCTGCGAGTCGTGCCACGGCGCAAAGATGATCATCGACCAGAACGCGCCGAACAAGCTCTCCCCCCTGACCTGGCCCAACAGCGGGATCGGCCGGCTCAACCCGGACGGCTCCAAGGGGGCCTGCAACGCCTGCCACACCCGGCATTCCTTCTCCAAGAAGCAGGCCCGCCAGCCCGAGAACTGCGGCAAGTGCCACCTCGGCCCCGACCACCCGCAGAAGGAGATCTACGCCGAGTCCAAGCACGGCATCGCCTACTCCGGCTTCAAGGACAAGATGGCCCTCGACAGCAAGGAGTGGGTCGTCGGCGAAGACTACTACGAGGCCCCCACCTGCGCGACCTGCCACATGTCCGCCACCTCCAACCAGCCGATCACCCACGACGTCGGCAACCGCATCTCCTGGACCCTGCGCCCGCCCGTCTCCAAGACCAAGGACAACTGGAAGCAGAAGCGCCAGAACATGAAAGACGTCTGCAGCAGCTGCCACCAGGAGAATTTCGTCAACGGCCACTACTTCCAGTACGACGCCCTGGTCAAGCTGTACAACGAGAAGTTCGCCAAGCCCGCCGGGGCGATCATGACGATGGTCAAGGACGAGAAGCTGATGGAGAGCCCGGCGGCCTTCTCCAACCAGATCGAGTGGGAGTACTGGGAGCTCTGGCACCACGAGGGGCGGCGTGCGCGCATGGGCGCGGCGATGATGGGCCCCGACTACGCCTGGTGGCACGGCATCTACGACGTCGCCCACAACTTCTACTTCAAGTTCATCCCCGAGGCGCGCCACTATAAAAACGCCAAGGTCAACGCTTACATCGACAACCTGCTGGCGACCGACCCGATGCACAAGTGGCTGAGCACCAACACCGGGGAGATCAAGAAGGCGATAGGCAGCGGCGAGTTCCAGAAGATCTACATGAAACTGTTTGATCAGAGCACGACGAAATAG
- a CDS encoding SPOR domain-containing protein — protein MAAEEEFNFDEELEELEEVTGPEYESVRTPEDGLQAPEESPGPEGAPLRKKSPLPRILGAVLLLVVAASAGLYLYSGRQDAPGQSVRPELPQRQPIAIPASPTGEPGREKLSDPANRPALERGVIVEVHKSEPAPVQAYKPKPAPVQASKPKPAPVQASKPEPVAGPAPPAQKPVGRSEAASARTGAFTLQAGAFLVEANSAEVARKVRELGFEPRSRKKDKTVEMTRLRIGILPAAEAKNRLDELAESVPQAFHLPRGGDWAVYAASFHDLRGAREYAEELARKGIAVEEERTRVELPLIVLSFGAFPDRAAAEKAASLAREAGLEVDVVPGGALENGDTALVNRHAQSD, from the coding sequence ATGGCAGCCGAAGAAGAATTTAATTTCGATGAAGAACTGGAAGAACTGGAGGAGGTGACCGGGCCGGAATACGAATCGGTTCGGACTCCGGAGGACGGACTGCAGGCCCCGGAGGAGTCTCCGGGGCCTGAGGGCGCCCCGCTCCGTAAAAAGAGCCCGCTGCCCCGGATCCTGGGCGCGGTGCTGCTGCTGGTCGTGGCGGCCTCGGCCGGTCTTTACCTTTATTCCGGACGGCAGGACGCTCCCGGGCAGTCGGTCCGCCCAGAGCTGCCGCAGCGACAGCCGATCGCAATCCCCGCCTCGCCGACCGGCGAGCCCGGGCGGGAAAAGCTTTCGGACCCCGCGAACCGGCCTGCTCTGGAGCGGGGGGTGATCGTCGAGGTCCACAAGTCGGAGCCTGCCCCAGTTCAGGCTTACAAGCCGAAGCCTGCCCCAGTTCAGGCTTCCAAGCCGAAGCCTGCCCCAGTTCAGGCTTCCAAGCCGGAGCCGGTCGCAGGCCCGGCTCCCCCGGCACAGAAGCCGGTCGGGCGCTCCGAAGCAGCCTCCGCCCGAACCGGGGCCTTCACTCTGCAGGCGGGCGCTTTCCTTGTTGAGGCCAATAGCGCCGAGGTGGCCCGGAAGGTCCGGGAGCTCGGCTTTGAGCCCCGTTCTCGCAAAAAGGACAAGACGGTGGAGATGACCCGGCTGCGGATCGGCATCCTTCCTGCCGCCGAAGCCAAAAACAGGCTGGACGAACTGGCCGAGTCGGTGCCCCAGGCCTTTCACCTTCCCCGGGGCGGCGACTGGGCGGTCTACGCCGCTTCCTTTCACGATCTGCGCGGGGCGCGGGAATATGCCGAAGAACTGGCCCGGAAGGGCATCGCGGTCGAGGAGGAGAGAACCCGGGTCGAGCTTCCCTTGATTGTCCTGAGCTTCGGGGCCTTTCCCGATCGGGCCGCCGCCGAAAAGGCGGCATCCCTGGCCCGGGAGGCCGGACTCGAGGTGGACGTTGTACCCGGGGGGGCTTTGGAAAACGGGGATACGGCCCTTGTGAACCGGCATGCCCAGTCAGACTAA
- a CDS encoding TIR domain-containing protein, with the protein MDVYSVSDVFNESDVPVLTFVEPKEFNDIVGSLVTSGKHVTLSGPSGCGKTTLAKKSLNDAGFGPGNTHWISGRDYSSATSIIELFSKEFSCEDNDQEILEYLQAAGIVVLDDFHHLDENVRNEIGYKLKRWNEQKIRFFIIGIASSSKKMLDIDSELGIRNDVYEMKRQEDDFCRKVIELGEKHLNIKISEESRRQFVLAADGIPSAIQVICRVACIRNKVLKTEVECKDVSCKMEEIKDGVLRIYKGKYHNKLVGLCKGKQQARSVHNTYFDIIKIISIIGKGEIQFQEIQQRLLAPIADPKEKAKKTTSFHNCLKYLPSVIEERGLDDAIYVNRGSDSISIEDPSFGLYLNLIDIDEIGQSIKLRRTGYPWDVAVSFAGENRDVVEQVKSILNDAGYTVFYDFDVQHQLWGADLRVKLSDVYANDAQYMVIFLSNYYPEKDWTNFEFEIGKEARGKRTETYLLPVKIDDVAIVGLSSNVGYIDLRRCSIADLTNSLIEKIEQG; encoded by the coding sequence ATGGACGTTTATAGCGTTTCCGATGTGTTTAACGAAAGTGATGTTCCGGTGCTCACCTTTGTTGAACCTAAAGAATTTAATGACATTGTTGGGTCATTGGTTACTAGTGGAAAACACGTGACTTTAAGCGGACCATCGGGGTGTGGCAAAACAACACTAGCAAAAAAATCCCTTAATGATGCTGGCTTTGGACCAGGCAATACACATTGGATCTCTGGTAGAGACTATTCTAGTGCAACCTCAATCATCGAACTGTTCAGCAAAGAATTCTCTTGCGAGGATAACGACCAAGAAATATTAGAATATTTGCAGGCCGCAGGCATAGTTGTATTAGATGACTTTCACCATCTTGATGAAAATGTCCGAAATGAGATTGGTTACAAATTAAAGAGATGGAATGAACAAAAAATTCGTTTTTTTATAATAGGCATTGCAAGCTCTAGTAAAAAGATGCTCGACATCGATTCTGAATTAGGGATTAGAAACGATGTTTACGAAATGAAACGACAAGAGGATGATTTTTGCAGAAAGGTTATCGAACTAGGAGAGAAGCATTTAAATATAAAAATTTCTGAAGAATCTCGTAGGCAGTTTGTTTTGGCTGCCGATGGCATACCATCAGCTATACAGGTGATTTGTCGAGTTGCTTGCATTAGAAATAAGGTATTAAAAACTGAAGTTGAATGCAAGGATGTATCTTGCAAAATGGAAGAAATTAAAGATGGTGTTCTAAGGATTTACAAGGGCAAATACCATAACAAGCTAGTAGGCTTATGTAAGGGGAAACAGCAGGCCCGGTCAGTCCATAATACCTATTTTGATATAATTAAGATTATAAGCATTATTGGTAAAGGAGAGATTCAGTTCCAAGAGATTCAGCAGAGATTGTTAGCGCCGATTGCTGACCCAAAAGAGAAAGCAAAGAAAACAACATCATTTCATAACTGCCTTAAATATTTACCTTCTGTGATTGAAGAGAGGGGGCTTGATGATGCCATTTATGTTAATCGTGGCTCCGATAGCATATCTATTGAAGATCCGTCCTTCGGGTTGTATTTAAACTTAATAGATATCGACGAGATCGGACAATCTATAAAGCTAAGGCGTACCGGTTACCCATGGGATGTTGCGGTTTCATTTGCAGGTGAAAATAGAGACGTTGTAGAGCAGGTCAAAAGCATTCTAAATGATGCTGGTTATACGGTTTTTTATGACTTTGATGTACAGCATCAGCTATGGGGGGCAGACCTTAGAGTCAAATTGTCCGATGTTTATGCTAATGATGCGCAGTATATGGTTATCTTTTTGTCCAATTATTATCCAGAAAAAGACTGGACGAATTTTGAGTTTGAGATAGGCAAGGAGGCACGAGGAAAGAGAACCGAGACGTATTTGCTTCCAGTAAAGATTGATGACGTGGCAATCGTTGGGCTTTCCTCAAATGTTGGTTATATTGACCTCAGAAGATGCTCTATAGCTGACTTAACCAATTCATTGATTGAAAAAATAGAGCAAGGCTAA
- a CDS encoding Sir2 family NAD-dependent protein deacetylase gives MELADRFVQAAEAVKAARALIVTAGAGMGVDSGLPDFRGDEGFWNAYPPYRRLGLSFVDAANPAHFERDPAFGWGFYGHRTNLYRQTVPHAGFALLRRWAERFGLDTFVVTSNVDGQFQKAGFAEEQILEVHGSIHHLQCTGPCSMEIWDNTEKIDIDLETMRSRHVPRCVHCGETARPNILMFGDYSWVSNRSRGQQMRFDLFLDQHRDAPLAVIEMGAGTAIPTIRSLSEQIGARRGATVVRINTRDPHIGGGHIGLPCGAMEGLRGIEGCLQER, from the coding sequence ATGGAACTCGCCGACCGTTTCGTCCAGGCCGCAGAGGCGGTCAAGGCCGCCCGGGCCCTGATCGTCACCGCCGGCGCGGGGATGGGTGTCGACTCGGGCCTGCCCGACTTCCGCGGCGACGAAGGATTCTGGAACGCCTACCCCCCCTACCGCCGCCTCGGCCTCTCCTTCGTCGACGCCGCCAACCCGGCCCATTTCGAGCGCGACCCGGCCTTCGGCTGGGGCTTCTACGGCCACCGCACCAACCTCTACCGGCAGACCGTCCCCCACGCCGGCTTCGCCCTGCTGCGCCGGTGGGCCGAACGCTTCGGCCTCGACACCTTCGTCGTCACCTCCAACGTCGACGGCCAGTTCCAGAAGGCCGGCTTCGCCGAAGAGCAGATCCTCGAGGTGCACGGCTCCATCCACCACCTGCAGTGCACCGGCCCCTGCTCCATGGAGATCTGGGACAACACCGAAAAGATCGATATCGACCTCGAGACGATGCGATCCCGCCACGTCCCCCGCTGCGTCCACTGCGGCGAGACCGCCCGCCCCAACATCCTCATGTTCGGCGACTACTCCTGGGTCAGCAACCGCTCCCGCGGCCAGCAGATGCGCTTCGACCTCTTTCTCGACCAGCACCGCGACGCTCCCCTGGCCGTCATCGAGATGGGAGCGGGAACCGCCATCCCCACCATCCGCTCCCTCAGCGAACAGATCGGCGCCCGCCGCGGCGCCACGGTGGTCCGCATCAACACCCGCGACCCCCACATCGGCGGCGGTCATATCGGCCTGCCCTGCGGTGCCATGGAGGGGCTGCGCGGCATCGAGGGCTGCCTGCAAGAGAGGTGA
- a CDS encoding Xaa-Pro peptidase family protein, with translation MRITPASELSARTQKLQALMQGAGLDAVLMLQSADLFYFTGSIQQGVLYVPAAGEPLYMVRKDHGRARMESGLKEVVPFKSPRYIPEVLADFGYAMPKTAGMELDVLPVGLFGRFQKVLEGCVISDATPLIRTVRAVKSDYEIEILKDAALQVDQVCKRAREVITVGMTDIELAAELEFTARKAGHQGLTRMRGFNSEIFYGHVFSGADSAAPAFNDTPLGGLGLNPYVGQGASYKRIEANEPIIIDFTGAFDGYIVDQTRVFCIGGLPDPLAKAYEDMLRVQDLAKEIARPGVAWGELYDRCHDLACEMGYADHFMGAAGAQVSFIGHGIGIEVDEFPFVARGFKDQVLEDKMVFAFEPKAVYPGLGAVGIDNTFWVAPDGLTHLTFSDQELAVL, from the coding sequence ATGCGCATCACCCCCGCAAGCGAGCTTTCGGCCCGCACCCAGAAACTCCAGGCCCTGATGCAGGGGGCCGGCCTCGATGCCGTGCTGATGCTCCAGAGCGCCGACCTGTTCTATTTCACCGGCTCCATCCAGCAGGGGGTCCTCTACGTCCCCGCCGCAGGCGAGCCCCTCTACATGGTGCGCAAGGACCATGGGCGGGCCCGGATGGAGTCGGGCCTGAAGGAGGTCGTCCCCTTCAAGAGCCCCCGATACATCCCCGAGGTTCTCGCCGATTTCGGCTACGCCATGCCCAAGACCGCCGGGATGGAGCTCGACGTCCTCCCCGTGGGGCTCTTCGGGCGTTTTCAGAAGGTGCTCGAGGGGTGCGTCATCTCCGACGCCACCCCCCTGATCCGCACCGTGCGGGCGGTCAAGTCCGACTACGAGATCGAGATCCTCAAGGACGCCGCCCTCCAGGTGGACCAGGTCTGCAAGCGGGCCCGGGAGGTGATCACCGTCGGCATGACCGACATCGAGCTCGCCGCCGAGCTCGAGTTCACCGCCCGCAAGGCGGGACACCAGGGTCTCACCCGGATGCGCGGCTTCAATTCCGAGATCTTCTACGGCCACGTCTTCTCCGGGGCCGACAGCGCCGCGCCGGCTTTCAACGACACGCCCCTCGGCGGCCTCGGGCTCAACCCCTATGTCGGCCAGGGGGCCAGCTACAAGCGGATCGAGGCCAACGAGCCGATCATCATCGACTTCACGGGGGCCTTCGACGGCTACATCGTCGACCAGACCCGGGTCTTCTGCATCGGCGGCCTGCCCGACCCGCTGGCCAAGGCCTACGAGGACATGCTGCGGGTCCAAGACCTGGCCAAGGAGATCGCCCGGCCCGGCGTGGCCTGGGGCGAGCTTTACGACCGGTGCCACGACCTGGCCTGCGAGATGGGCTATGCCGATCACTTCATGGGCGCGGCCGGCGCCCAGGTCTCCTTTATCGGCCACGGCATCGGCATCGAGGTCGACGAGTTCCCCTTCGTCGCCCGCGGCTTCAAGGACCAGGTGCTGGAGGACAAGATGGTCTTCGCCTTCGAGCCGAAGGCGGTCTACCCCGGCCTCGGGGCGGTCGGCATCGATAACACCTTCTGGGTCGCCCCCGACGGGCTCACGCATCTGACCTTCTCCGATCAGGAGCTGGCGGTGCTCTGA